The proteins below are encoded in one region of Solenopsis invicta isolate M01_SB chromosome 8, UNIL_Sinv_3.0, whole genome shotgun sequence:
- the LOC105197183 gene encoding histone-lysine N-methyltransferase E(z) isoform X2: MSKAKVSAEWRKRVKSEYMRLRQMKRYKRADEVKIAWNQNRKVMTDLLMAEQKRWTDGKAMWLAMQDVPPHLSCMKKAEITSPDGDVQSCPVKIINAVTPIPTMYTWAPIQQNFMVEDETVLHNIPYMGDEILDQDGTFIEELIKNYDGKVHGDRESGFMDDSIFVDLVNALANYEKDDKDREQIKKGKEPLKERENQKENEKKDVEIKSETKLDKTEYGKTAVTPFPSMHIFNAISSMFPDKGRPEELKEKYIELTERSDPNVLPPECTPNIDGINARSVPREQTMHSFHTLFCRRCFKYDCFLHPRGTSPQGLQVCHPGPNLLKRKGPDLKPFSEPCGTECYMHLDGMKEKLAAQAADTKEEEGDEKRGGPRKVRKQASVDSGNEASSEDSNDSNKYGQGGSCQDFKQNVNKNPKSEEMMEDQAQPENQTPFTLLGIGKRTKTESEYSWTGSEQSLFRALHKALPGNPCALAQIMLTKTCQEVYEFAQKEASDIPAIENLKDFTPPRKKKKKHRLWSMHCRKIQLKKDSGANHVHNFAPCDHPGRQCDNSCPCIQAQNFCEKFCQCSSECQNRFPGCRCKAQCNTKQCPCYLAVRECDPDLCQTCGADQFHITKISCKNVSVQRGLHKHLLMAPSDVAGWGIFLKESAAKNEFISEYCGEIISQDEADRRGKVYDKYMCSFLFNLNNDFVVDATRKGNKIRFANHSINPNCYAKVMMVNGDHRIGIFAKRAIQPGEELFFDYRYGPTEQLKFVGIEREMEFL, translated from the exons atgtCGAAAGCTAAAGTTTCAGCAGAATGGAGAAAGAGAGTAAAATCGGAATATATGCGATTGCGgcaaatgaaacgttataaacGAGCGGACGAAGTTAAGATCGCGTGGAACCAGAATCGTAAGGTTATGACAG ATCTTCTTATGGCTGAACAAAAACGCTGGACAGATGGAAAAGCAATGTGGTTAGCAATGCAAGACGTTCCACCCCATCTTTCCTGCATGAAAAAAGCTGAAATTACTAGTCCTGACGGCGATGTGCAAAGTTGtcctgtaaaaataattaatgcagTGACTCCTATACCAACCATGTATACATGGGCTCCCATTCAGCAAAACTTTATGGTAGAGGATGAAACTGTTTTGCATAACATTCCTTATATGGGCGATGAGATTTTGGATCAGGATGGCACTTTTATTGAAGagcttataaaaaattatgatggCAAG GTGCACGGCGACAGAGAATCAGGTTTTATGGACGACTCCATCTTCGTTGATTTAGTGAATGCTCTagcaaattatgaaaaagatgATAAAGACAGAGAACAAATAAAGAAAGGGAAAGAACCTttaaaggaaagagaaaatcaaaaagaaaatgagaagaaggatgttgaaataaaatctgAAACAAAGTTAGACAAAACTGAATATGGGAAGACAGCGGTTACTCCATTTCCATCGAtgcatatatttaat gcAATATCGAGCATGTTTCCCGATAAAGGACGACCtgaagaattaaaagaaaagtatattGAATTGACTGAAAGATCTGATCCAAATGTTTTGCCACCAGAATGTACGCCTAATATAGATGGTATAAACGCAAGAAGTGTACCTAGGGAACAAACAATGCATTCTTTTCATACTTTGTTCTGCAGAAGATGCTTCAAGTACGACTGCTTCTTACATC CCAGGGGGACCTCGCCGCAAG GTCTTCAAGTTTGCCATCCAGGTCCAAATTTGCTGAAACGGAAAGGACCCGATTTAAAACCATTTTCGGAACCCTGCGGGACAGAATGTTACATGCATTTG GATGGGATGAAGGAAAAGCTGGCAGCACAGGCAGCGGATacgaaagaagaagaaggcgaCGAGAAACGCGGTGGTCCTAGGAAAGTACGAAAACAAGCAAGTGTGGATTCTGGAAATGAAGCGAGCAGCGAGGATAGCAACGATAGTAATAAATACGGTCAAGGAGGCAGTTGTCAAG aTTTTAAACAAAACGTTAATAAAAACCCTAAGTCCGAAGAAATGATGGAGGATCAAGCACAACCTGAAAATCAGACACCCTTCACACTGTTAGGAATTGGCAAACGAACTAAGACAGAAAGTGAATACTCATGGACGGGCTCGGAACAAAGCCTGTTCCGAGCTCTTCACAAAGCCTTGCCTGGTAATCCGTGCGCATTAGCACAAATAATGTTAACAAAAACTTGCCAGGAGGTGTATGAATTTGCACAAAAAGAGGCTTCGGATATTCCTGCTATAGAAAATCTGAAGGACTTCACACCACCgcgaaaaaagaagaaaaagcacCGGTTGTGGTCCATGCACTGCAGAAAGATACAACTTAAGAAAGATTCAG gTGCTAATCATGTGCATAATTTTGCGCCTTGTGATCATCCGGGCCGTCAGTGTGACAACTCGTGTCCCTGCATACAGGCACAGAACTTTTGCGAGAAATTCTGTCAGTGTAGTAGCGAGTGCCAAAATCGATTTCCTGGTTGTAGGTGTAAAGCTCAGTGCAACACGAAACAATGCCCGTGTTATTTGGCAGTGAGAGAATGTGACCCGGATCTTTGTCAAACGTGTGGCGCTGATCAATTTCATATCACTAAAATATCCTGCAAGAATGTCAGCGTACAACGAGGCCTTC acAAGCATCTCCTGATGGCACCCTCAGACGTAGCAGGTTGGGGGATTTTCCTGAAAGAGTCAGCGGCAAAGAATGAATTTATCTCGGAATACTGCGGCGAAATTATCAGTCAAGATGAAGCCGATAGAAGAGGAAAGGTGTACGACAAATATATGTGTAGTTTTCTTTTCAATCTCAATAATG attttgtcGTTGATGCAAcaagaaaaggaaataaaatcaGATTCGCTAATCATTCGATAAATCCTAATTGTTATGCGAAAGTAATGATGGTGAACGGTGACCACAGGATAGGTATTTTTGCCAAGAGAGCAATCCAACCTGgtgaagaattattttttgattacag atATGGACCAACGGAGCAACTTAAATTTGTTGGTATCGAGCGAGAAATGGAATTTCTTTAA
- the LOC105197181 gene encoding uncharacterized protein LOC105197181 has product MMLRMVCPKCHHRLPVLGCCLKWNDETNQKKMKKEKEKDDKKEKEKDEEETEEIKEEEEEDEDEEEVKKETKKGEKEKKMAASFCSTTTTYYVNSLPVSSHGYTTSGSNYFINPSTNIHEPTIFQSHTVNCSPNVEIAGSDTIELFYDYDIQTSSIKQSPLLKSPLYQSNDQDSFITMTENFNYKMAPSEQCVVTTCEPTGGNVTVTTSDTQSGGCLIQNTETEILVQASQIKIQPKLTGGGCLVQKKLSAEDERWTTSKYTKNFALVNDNTHRTFVTSSNDCSELSGNIKLLSSGAIKDNGNNEIISAGSRQRKISNVIKTNNCCDCKGTLQQNHCQYHRRLSDASFTDNHNSLVLEPIHNSVQFRVNATVQLPANLGQCTVNITATTATPPNQVVAMKLPDRGRNNFHGGGIVQPNELDCTIMNRIVAVENSKNHNNIEQREETSTSDTISNPLSLLIPTSWGLDTDANRLREVKRLLQICGWYHEGISWQQSENLLKDASIGRWLMRDSSDSRYIFAVSVKTARGPASIRVHYFLEQFRLDAEPRLALAMPFFNCPIKMLEHYVEYSKKMDEHRREVWVDYSGQLYSQIYLTSPLVKEVRSLSHLARLAVNRSKLPTDCLPLLIKNYIAEYPYTL; this is encoded by the coding sequence ATGATGCTGAGAATGGTGTGTCCAAAATGCCATCATCGCCTTCCAGTTTTGGGATGCTGTTTAAAGTGGAATGATGAAACTaaccaaaaaaaaatgaagaaggagaaggaaaaagatgataaaaaggAAAAGGAGAAGGATGAAGAGGAAACGGAAGAAAtaaaggaggaagaagaggaagatgaAGATGAAGAGGAAGTGAAGAAGGAGAcgaaaaagggagagaaagaaaagaagatggCTGCTTCTTTCTGTTCAACAACAACAACCTATTATGTTAATAGTCTCCCAGTGTCATCGCACGGTTACACCACCAGTggcagtaattattttatcaatccaTCTACAAATATTCATGAGCCTACCATTTTTCAGTCACATACTGTCAACTGCAGTCCTAATGTTGAAATTGCTGGTTCTGATACAATAGAACTTTTTTATGACTACGATATACAAACGTCGTCAATAAAACAAAGTCCGCTGTTAAAATCACCTCTATATCAATCAAATGATCAAGATTCTTTCATTACAATGACGGAGAATTTTAACTATAAGATGGCACCTTCGGAACAATGTGTTGTGACTACATGCGAGCCTACCGGCGGCAATGTTACAGTTACTACATCCGACACACAATCAGGTGGTTGCCTAATACAAAACACAGAAACCGAAATTCTGGTGCAAGCTTCGCAAATCAAAATTCAACCGAAGCTTACTGGCGGCGGTTGCCTTGTACAGAAAAAACTGTCTGCTGAAGATGAACGATGGACGACATCGAAATATACCAAGAACTTTGCGCTTGTCAATGATAATACTCATCGGACGTTTGTTACGTCTTCAAATGATTGTTCAGAATTGTCTGGGAACATAAAACTGTTATCATCTGGAGCAATAAAAGATAATgggaataatgaaataataagcGCTGGATCAAGGCAgcgaaaaatatcaaatgtgATTAAAACAAATAACTGCTGCGATTGCAAAGGTACACTTCAGCAGAACCACTGCCAGTATCATAGACGACTGTCTGATGCATCTTTCACAGATAATCATAACTCTTTGGTGCTGGAGCCTATTCATAACAGTGTGCAATTTCGAGTGAACGCTACTGTGCAGCTACCCGCAAATTTGGGTCAATGCACGGTAAACATCACAGCGACAACGGCAACACCACCGAACCAAGTTGTAGCGATGAAGTTACCAGATCGTGGTAGAAACAATTTTCATGGAGGTGGTATTGTGCAACCGAATGAGTTGGATTGCACAATAATGAATCGAATTGTTGCAGTTGAAAACAGCAAAAATCATAATAACATCGAGCAAAGAGAAGAAACGTCAACCTCGGATACTATTTCAAATCCACTATCTTTGTTAATACCAACTTCTTGGGGTTTAGACACAGATGCAAATAGATTGCGCGAAGTAAAAAGGTTACTTCAGATTTGTGGTTGGTATCATGAAGGTATTAGTTGGCAGCAGAGTGAAAACCTCTTGAAAGACGCGTCCATAGGTCGATGGTTGATGAGAGATAGTTCGGACAGTAGATATATTTTTGCGGTATCTGTGAAAACAGCCAGAGGTCCTGCTTCTATTAGGGTGCACTATTTTCTAGAACAGTTTCGGCTTGATGCCGAACCAAGATTAGCATTGGCAATGCCGTTTTTCAATTGTCCTATTAAAATGTTGGAGCACTACGTCGAATATTCTAAGAAGATGGATGAGCATCGTAGAGAAGTGTGGGTCGATTATAGTGGACAACTATACAGTCAGATTTATTTGACCAGCCCTCTGGTCAAAGAAGTTAGATCATTATCGCATTTGGCCAGACTTGCTGTGAATCGAAGCAAGTTGCCTACTGACTGTTTACCActcttaattaaaaactatattgcAGAGTATCCATATACACTTTGA
- the LOC105197183 gene encoding histone-lysine N-methyltransferase E(z) isoform X3: MSKAKVSAEWRKRVKSEYMRLRQMKRYKRADEVKIAWNQNRKVMTDLLMAEQKRWTDGKAMWLAMQDVPPHLSCMKKAEITSPDGDVQSCPVKIINAVTPIPTMYTWAPIQQNFMVEDETVLHNIPYMGDEILDQDGTFIEELIKNYDGKVHGDRESGFMDDSIFVDLVNALANYEKDDKDREQIKKGKEPLKERENQKENEKKDVEIKSETKLDKTEYGKTAVTPFPSMHIFNAISSMFPDKGRPEELKEKYIELTERSDPNVLPPECTPNIDGINARSVPREQTMHSFHTLFCRRCFKYDCFLHRLQVCHPGPNLLKRKGPDLKPFSEPCGTECYMHLDGMKEKLAAQAADTKEEEGDEKRGGPRKVRKQASVDSGNEASSEDSNDSNKYGQGGSCQDFKQNVNKNPKSEEMMEDQAQPENQTPFTLLGIGKRTKTESEYSWTGSEQSLFRALHKALPGNPCALAQIMLTKTCQEVYEFAQKEASDIPAIENLKDFTPPRKKKKKHRLWSMHCRKIQLKKDSGANHVHNFAPCDHPGRQCDNSCPCIQAQNFCEKFCQCSSECQNRFPGCRCKAQCNTKQCPCYLAVRECDPDLCQTCGADQFHITKISCKNVSVQRGLHKHLLMAPSDVAGWGIFLKESAAKNEFISEYCGEIISQDEADRRGKVYDKYMCSFLFNLNNDFVVDATRKGNKIRFANHSINPNCYAKVMMVNGDHRIGIFAKRAIQPGEELFFDYRYGPTEQLKFVGIEREMEFL, translated from the exons atgtCGAAAGCTAAAGTTTCAGCAGAATGGAGAAAGAGAGTAAAATCGGAATATATGCGATTGCGgcaaatgaaacgttataaacGAGCGGACGAAGTTAAGATCGCGTGGAACCAGAATCGTAAGGTTATGACAG ATCTTCTTATGGCTGAACAAAAACGCTGGACAGATGGAAAAGCAATGTGGTTAGCAATGCAAGACGTTCCACCCCATCTTTCCTGCATGAAAAAAGCTGAAATTACTAGTCCTGACGGCGATGTGCAAAGTTGtcctgtaaaaataattaatgcagTGACTCCTATACCAACCATGTATACATGGGCTCCCATTCAGCAAAACTTTATGGTAGAGGATGAAACTGTTTTGCATAACATTCCTTATATGGGCGATGAGATTTTGGATCAGGATGGCACTTTTATTGAAGagcttataaaaaattatgatggCAAG GTGCACGGCGACAGAGAATCAGGTTTTATGGACGACTCCATCTTCGTTGATTTAGTGAATGCTCTagcaaattatgaaaaagatgATAAAGACAGAGAACAAATAAAGAAAGGGAAAGAACCTttaaaggaaagagaaaatcaaaaagaaaatgagaagaaggatgttgaaataaaatctgAAACAAAGTTAGACAAAACTGAATATGGGAAGACAGCGGTTACTCCATTTCCATCGAtgcatatatttaat gcAATATCGAGCATGTTTCCCGATAAAGGACGACCtgaagaattaaaagaaaagtatattGAATTGACTGAAAGATCTGATCCAAATGTTTTGCCACCAGAATGTACGCCTAATATAGATGGTATAAACGCAAGAAGTGTACCTAGGGAACAAACAATGCATTCTTTTCATACTTTGTTCTGCAGAAGATGCTTCAAGTACGACTGCTTCTTACATC GTCTTCAAGTTTGCCATCCAGGTCCAAATTTGCTGAAACGGAAAGGACCCGATTTAAAACCATTTTCGGAACCCTGCGGGACAGAATGTTACATGCATTTG GATGGGATGAAGGAAAAGCTGGCAGCACAGGCAGCGGATacgaaagaagaagaaggcgaCGAGAAACGCGGTGGTCCTAGGAAAGTACGAAAACAAGCAAGTGTGGATTCTGGAAATGAAGCGAGCAGCGAGGATAGCAACGATAGTAATAAATACGGTCAAGGAGGCAGTTGTCAAG aTTTTAAACAAAACGTTAATAAAAACCCTAAGTCCGAAGAAATGATGGAGGATCAAGCACAACCTGAAAATCAGACACCCTTCACACTGTTAGGAATTGGCAAACGAACTAAGACAGAAAGTGAATACTCATGGACGGGCTCGGAACAAAGCCTGTTCCGAGCTCTTCACAAAGCCTTGCCTGGTAATCCGTGCGCATTAGCACAAATAATGTTAACAAAAACTTGCCAGGAGGTGTATGAATTTGCACAAAAAGAGGCTTCGGATATTCCTGCTATAGAAAATCTGAAGGACTTCACACCACCgcgaaaaaagaagaaaaagcacCGGTTGTGGTCCATGCACTGCAGAAAGATACAACTTAAGAAAGATTCAG gTGCTAATCATGTGCATAATTTTGCGCCTTGTGATCATCCGGGCCGTCAGTGTGACAACTCGTGTCCCTGCATACAGGCACAGAACTTTTGCGAGAAATTCTGTCAGTGTAGTAGCGAGTGCCAAAATCGATTTCCTGGTTGTAGGTGTAAAGCTCAGTGCAACACGAAACAATGCCCGTGTTATTTGGCAGTGAGAGAATGTGACCCGGATCTTTGTCAAACGTGTGGCGCTGATCAATTTCATATCACTAAAATATCCTGCAAGAATGTCAGCGTACAACGAGGCCTTC acAAGCATCTCCTGATGGCACCCTCAGACGTAGCAGGTTGGGGGATTTTCCTGAAAGAGTCAGCGGCAAAGAATGAATTTATCTCGGAATACTGCGGCGAAATTATCAGTCAAGATGAAGCCGATAGAAGAGGAAAGGTGTACGACAAATATATGTGTAGTTTTCTTTTCAATCTCAATAATG attttgtcGTTGATGCAAcaagaaaaggaaataaaatcaGATTCGCTAATCATTCGATAAATCCTAATTGTTATGCGAAAGTAATGATGGTGAACGGTGACCACAGGATAGGTATTTTTGCCAAGAGAGCAATCCAACCTGgtgaagaattattttttgattacag atATGGACCAACGGAGCAACTTAAATTTGTTGGTATCGAGCGAGAAATGGAATTTCTTTAA
- the LOC105197183 gene encoding histone-lysine N-methyltransferase E(z) isoform X1, whose product MSKAKVSAEWRKRVKSEYMRLRQMKRYKRADEVKIAWNQNRKVMTDLLMAEQKRWTDGKAMWLAMQDVPPHLSCMKKAEITSPDGDVQSCPVKIINAVTPIPTMYTWAPIQQNFMVEDETVLHNIPYMGDEILDQDGTFIEELIKNYDGKVHGDRESGFMDDSIFVDLVNALANYEKDDKDREQIKKGKEPLKERENQKENEKKDVEIKSETKLDKTEYGKTAVTPFPSMHIFNAISSMFPDKGRPEELKEKYIELTERSDPNVLPPECTPNIDGINARSVPREQTMHSFHTLFCRRCFKYDCFLHPARGTSPQGLQVCHPGPNLLKRKGPDLKPFSEPCGTECYMHLDGMKEKLAAQAADTKEEEGDEKRGGPRKVRKQASVDSGNEASSEDSNDSNKYGQGGSCQDFKQNVNKNPKSEEMMEDQAQPENQTPFTLLGIGKRTKTESEYSWTGSEQSLFRALHKALPGNPCALAQIMLTKTCQEVYEFAQKEASDIPAIENLKDFTPPRKKKKKHRLWSMHCRKIQLKKDSGANHVHNFAPCDHPGRQCDNSCPCIQAQNFCEKFCQCSSECQNRFPGCRCKAQCNTKQCPCYLAVRECDPDLCQTCGADQFHITKISCKNVSVQRGLHKHLLMAPSDVAGWGIFLKESAAKNEFISEYCGEIISQDEADRRGKVYDKYMCSFLFNLNNDFVVDATRKGNKIRFANHSINPNCYAKVMMVNGDHRIGIFAKRAIQPGEELFFDYRYGPTEQLKFVGIEREMEFL is encoded by the exons atgtCGAAAGCTAAAGTTTCAGCAGAATGGAGAAAGAGAGTAAAATCGGAATATATGCGATTGCGgcaaatgaaacgttataaacGAGCGGACGAAGTTAAGATCGCGTGGAACCAGAATCGTAAGGTTATGACAG ATCTTCTTATGGCTGAACAAAAACGCTGGACAGATGGAAAAGCAATGTGGTTAGCAATGCAAGACGTTCCACCCCATCTTTCCTGCATGAAAAAAGCTGAAATTACTAGTCCTGACGGCGATGTGCAAAGTTGtcctgtaaaaataattaatgcagTGACTCCTATACCAACCATGTATACATGGGCTCCCATTCAGCAAAACTTTATGGTAGAGGATGAAACTGTTTTGCATAACATTCCTTATATGGGCGATGAGATTTTGGATCAGGATGGCACTTTTATTGAAGagcttataaaaaattatgatggCAAG GTGCACGGCGACAGAGAATCAGGTTTTATGGACGACTCCATCTTCGTTGATTTAGTGAATGCTCTagcaaattatgaaaaagatgATAAAGACAGAGAACAAATAAAGAAAGGGAAAGAACCTttaaaggaaagagaaaatcaaaaagaaaatgagaagaaggatgttgaaataaaatctgAAACAAAGTTAGACAAAACTGAATATGGGAAGACAGCGGTTACTCCATTTCCATCGAtgcatatatttaat gcAATATCGAGCATGTTTCCCGATAAAGGACGACCtgaagaattaaaagaaaagtatattGAATTGACTGAAAGATCTGATCCAAATGTTTTGCCACCAGAATGTACGCCTAATATAGATGGTATAAACGCAAGAAGTGTACCTAGGGAACAAACAATGCATTCTTTTCATACTTTGTTCTGCAGAAGATGCTTCAAGTACGACTGCTTCTTACATC CAGCCAGGGGGACCTCGCCGCAAG GTCTTCAAGTTTGCCATCCAGGTCCAAATTTGCTGAAACGGAAAGGACCCGATTTAAAACCATTTTCGGAACCCTGCGGGACAGAATGTTACATGCATTTG GATGGGATGAAGGAAAAGCTGGCAGCACAGGCAGCGGATacgaaagaagaagaaggcgaCGAGAAACGCGGTGGTCCTAGGAAAGTACGAAAACAAGCAAGTGTGGATTCTGGAAATGAAGCGAGCAGCGAGGATAGCAACGATAGTAATAAATACGGTCAAGGAGGCAGTTGTCAAG aTTTTAAACAAAACGTTAATAAAAACCCTAAGTCCGAAGAAATGATGGAGGATCAAGCACAACCTGAAAATCAGACACCCTTCACACTGTTAGGAATTGGCAAACGAACTAAGACAGAAAGTGAATACTCATGGACGGGCTCGGAACAAAGCCTGTTCCGAGCTCTTCACAAAGCCTTGCCTGGTAATCCGTGCGCATTAGCACAAATAATGTTAACAAAAACTTGCCAGGAGGTGTATGAATTTGCACAAAAAGAGGCTTCGGATATTCCTGCTATAGAAAATCTGAAGGACTTCACACCACCgcgaaaaaagaagaaaaagcacCGGTTGTGGTCCATGCACTGCAGAAAGATACAACTTAAGAAAGATTCAG gTGCTAATCATGTGCATAATTTTGCGCCTTGTGATCATCCGGGCCGTCAGTGTGACAACTCGTGTCCCTGCATACAGGCACAGAACTTTTGCGAGAAATTCTGTCAGTGTAGTAGCGAGTGCCAAAATCGATTTCCTGGTTGTAGGTGTAAAGCTCAGTGCAACACGAAACAATGCCCGTGTTATTTGGCAGTGAGAGAATGTGACCCGGATCTTTGTCAAACGTGTGGCGCTGATCAATTTCATATCACTAAAATATCCTGCAAGAATGTCAGCGTACAACGAGGCCTTC acAAGCATCTCCTGATGGCACCCTCAGACGTAGCAGGTTGGGGGATTTTCCTGAAAGAGTCAGCGGCAAAGAATGAATTTATCTCGGAATACTGCGGCGAAATTATCAGTCAAGATGAAGCCGATAGAAGAGGAAAGGTGTACGACAAATATATGTGTAGTTTTCTTTTCAATCTCAATAATG attttgtcGTTGATGCAAcaagaaaaggaaataaaatcaGATTCGCTAATCATTCGATAAATCCTAATTGTTATGCGAAAGTAATGATGGTGAACGGTGACCACAGGATAGGTATTTTTGCCAAGAGAGCAATCCAACCTGgtgaagaattattttttgattacag atATGGACCAACGGAGCAACTTAAATTTGTTGGTATCGAGCGAGAAATGGAATTTCTTTAA